One part of the Flavobacterium johnsoniae UW101 genome encodes these proteins:
- a CDS encoding alpha/beta fold hydrolase yields the protein MKKYIILIIAFLFSALCLNVFGQTRQFPFEILKTGNGDQSIIFIPGFASSGDVWNETKAAFENDFTCYTLTMAGFAGIKPQSNASFENWKNGIVNYIKDNNIEKPILIGHSMGGGLALAIASDYPDLISKIVVVDALPCLAALNDPAFKSKINNDCSSTVNQMTGLTNDQFYDMQKKTMPRLLANTSKMDMVVDWSVKSDRTTFGQMYCDFFNVDLRDKISQIKCPALILLESYFINLKPAIEDQYKNLKTANFQYATNGLHFIMYDDTAWYLEQLSTFLK from the coding sequence ATGAAAAAGTATATCATCTTAATTATTGCATTCTTATTTTCAGCTTTATGTTTAAATGTTTTCGGACAGACAAGACAATTCCCATTTGAAATTTTAAAAACTGGAAACGGAGACCAATCTATAATATTTATTCCCGGCTTTGCGTCTTCTGGCGACGTTTGGAATGAAACCAAAGCCGCATTCGAAAATGATTTTACTTGTTATACACTTACAATGGCAGGTTTTGCCGGGATAAAACCACAATCTAATGCTTCGTTTGAAAATTGGAAAAACGGAATTGTAAATTATATCAAAGATAATAATATTGAAAAACCAATTCTAATTGGTCATAGTATGGGCGGAGGGCTCGCTCTTGCAATAGCGTCTGATTATCCGGATTTGATCAGCAAAATTGTTGTTGTAGATGCGCTTCCTTGTTTAGCTGCTTTAAATGATCCCGCTTTTAAATCAAAAATAAATAACGACTGCTCTTCAACTGTAAATCAAATGACAGGATTGACCAATGATCAGTTTTATGATATGCAGAAAAAAACTATGCCGCGGCTTTTAGCGAATACTTCTAAAATGGATATGGTTGTAGACTGGAGTGTAAAATCAGACAGAACAACTTTTGGGCAAATGTATTGTGACTTTTTTAATGTTGATTTAAGGGATAAAATCTCTCAGATTAAATGCCCGGCTTTAATTTTATTAGAATCTTATTTTATAAATTTAAAACCGGCTATTGAAGATCAGTATAAGAATTTAAAAACTGCTAATTTTCAATACGCCACAAATGGACTGCATTTTATTATGTACGATGATACAGCTTGGTATTTAGAGCAGTTGAGCACTTTTTTAAAATAA
- a CDS encoding tetratricopeptide repeat-containing sensor histidine kinase, with amino-acid sequence MKKIYLLALFLFLSAVSNSQVILSLDDDSVYIDSIANITKNTKSDSIKCLYSFKLSKLYLMIQDAKKSKEYLAQANSLKDKYPFLRDAGIFYNSSTFLEKGDVEGFEKTLLDGNEKLKKYFNTEAFRIRAIILQNYGIMQQRKNNEKVYMKLLINEAIPAAKKSRDYELISGLYKAVAIIFMNNNERGKASEYLSEAQKYIERAIKKSPTAAESKMETYIINAENLIELQHFYDAKKILDKAFSTLKDFPESNLNDSYYYSEGLYYAKQNKNSNALESYGKGIKSAEKHQNAIALNRLKFAEYEVLFKLKNYDKAKSNLDYLLENTPFVVDKKNYYNELAKVYNATKDYDKAYFYSHKYNALNDSLNNTKFQSEIVELEAKYKKAESEKKITLLQSQNDNAALQVNNNRLNSVLFAGLSFLLFLIVLFLWIFNKNQKKLSIQKEINLKQELSSFEDRHKLSVSKALIQGEEMERKRIARDLHDGLGSMLSGVKIHLNLAKKDNGEAVNNVDTLLDNSIKELRNISQNLMPESLLELSLEHALRDLCAANSNAVTKIEFQYLIKKSKLPKNYEIMIYRIIQELLNNALKYAKASQVLVSCSQNKDVFFITVEDDGVGFNLSEAKSKNGMGLKNIHNRVEFLSGKLEIDSKINQGTSVYIELNVINENQKNE; translated from the coding sequence ATGAAGAAAATCTACTTACTTGCACTTTTTTTATTTTTATCTGCCGTTTCGAATTCACAGGTTATTCTTTCTCTAGATGATGATTCTGTGTATATTGACAGTATTGCCAACATCACTAAAAACACAAAATCCGACAGTATAAAATGTCTTTACAGTTTTAAATTATCAAAATTGTATTTGATGATTCAGGACGCCAAAAAATCAAAAGAATATTTAGCACAGGCAAACAGTCTTAAAGACAAATATCCGTTTTTGAGAGATGCCGGAATTTTTTATAATTCATCCACCTTTTTAGAGAAAGGAGATGTTGAGGGATTTGAAAAAACACTGCTTGACGGTAACGAAAAACTAAAGAAATATTTTAATACCGAAGCATTTCGAATCCGCGCTATTATTCTGCAGAATTATGGAATCATGCAGCAGCGCAAAAACAACGAAAAAGTTTACATGAAACTGCTCATAAATGAAGCCATTCCTGCAGCAAAAAAAAGTCGTGATTATGAACTTATAAGCGGATTGTATAAAGCGGTTGCTATTATTTTTATGAATAATAATGAACGAGGAAAAGCGAGTGAATATTTAAGCGAAGCTCAAAAATATATTGAAAGAGCTATTAAAAAATCACCAACTGCCGCCGAGTCAAAAATGGAAACTTATATAATTAATGCCGAAAATTTAATCGAATTACAGCATTTTTATGATGCTAAAAAAATACTCGATAAAGCATTTTCAACATTAAAAGATTTTCCGGAATCTAACCTAAACGATTCTTATTATTATTCTGAAGGATTGTATTATGCAAAGCAGAATAAAAACTCTAATGCATTAGAAAGTTATGGAAAGGGAATAAAATCTGCCGAAAAACATCAAAATGCGATTGCTTTAAACCGATTGAAATTTGCAGAATATGAGGTGCTTTTTAAATTAAAAAATTATGATAAGGCAAAGAGCAACTTAGATTACCTTTTAGAAAATACTCCTTTTGTTGTAGATAAAAAGAATTATTATAATGAATTGGCAAAAGTTTACAATGCTACAAAAGATTATGATAAAGCCTATTTTTATTCTCATAAATACAATGCTTTGAATGATAGTTTAAATAATACCAAGTTTCAAAGCGAGATTGTAGAACTCGAAGCAAAGTATAAAAAAGCCGAAAGCGAGAAAAAAATAACTTTACTGCAGTCACAAAATGATAACGCAGCTTTGCAGGTAAATAATAACCGTCTTAATTCTGTGCTTTTTGCGGGTCTGTCTTTTCTTTTGTTTCTTATTGTTTTGTTTTTGTGGATTTTTAATAAAAATCAAAAGAAATTAAGCATTCAAAAAGAAATCAACCTTAAACAGGAATTATCATCTTTTGAAGACCGGCATAAACTTTCTGTTTCCAAAGCTTTGATTCAGGGTGAGGAAATGGAACGAAAAAGAATTGCCAGAGATTTACATGATGGACTTGGGAGTATGCTTTCGGGAGTAAAAATTCATTTAAACCTGGCTAAAAAAGATAATGGAGAAGCGGTTAATAATGTTGATACGCTGCTGGATAATTCAATAAAAGAACTCCGAAATATATCGCAGAATTTAATGCCTGAAAGTCTGCTTGAACTTAGTTTAGAACACGCTTTAAGAGATTTATGCGCAGCAAATTCAAATGCAGTTACTAAAATTGAGTTTCAATATTTGATTAAGAAATCAAAACTGCCTAAAAACTACGAAATCATGATTTACAGAATTATTCAGGAACTGTTGAATAATGCTTTAAAATATGCAAAAGCATCACAGGTTTTGGTTTCGTGTTCTCAAAATAAAGACGTGTTTTTTATTACGGTTGAAGACGACGGAGTTGGCTTTAATCTCTCAGAAGCAAAGAGTAAAAACGGAATGGGATTAAAGAATATTCACAACCGTGTAGAGTTTTTAAGCGGAAAATTAGAAATCGACAGTAAAATAAATCAGGGAACTTCCGTTTATATAGAACTGAATGTCATAAACGAAAATCAAAAAAATGAGTAA
- a CDS encoding zinc metallopeptidase translates to MGSGYLILAGAIMLFSWMVSAKLKSKFELYSKLQLRNGMSGAEIAEKMLADNGITDVRVISTPGQLTDHYNPSDKTVNLSEAVYSHRNAAAAAVAAHECGHAVQHAIGYEWLTMRSKLVPVVSVASNFMQWILLAGILMIRTFPQLLLVGIIIFAVTTLFSIITLPVEYDASNRALAWLENKHMLTQEEQAGAKDALKWAARTYVVAALGSIATLLYYISIYSNRRN, encoded by the coding sequence ATGGGAAGTGGATATTTAATTCTCGCCGGAGCTATAATGCTGTTTAGCTGGATGGTGAGTGCAAAACTTAAAAGTAAATTTGAATTATATTCTAAACTGCAATTAAGAAACGGAATGAGCGGTGCAGAAATCGCCGAAAAAATGCTTGCTGATAATGGAATTACAGATGTTCGTGTTATTTCGACTCCGGGTCAGTTAACAGATCATTACAATCCTTCAGATAAAACGGTGAATTTGAGTGAGGCTGTTTACAGTCATCGTAATGCAGCGGCAGCAGCGGTTGCAGCACACGAATGCGGACATGCAGTACAGCACGCAATTGGTTACGAATGGTTAACAATGCGTTCTAAGCTGGTTCCTGTTGTCAGCGTGGCTTCAAACTTTATGCAGTGGATTTTGTTAGCAGGAATTTTAATGATTAGAACTTTTCCGCAGTTATTATTAGTGGGAATTATAATTTTTGCGGTAACAACATTGTTTTCTATTATAACATTACCGGTAGAATACGATGCAAGTAACAGAGCCTTAGCCTGGCTTGAAAATAAGCACATGTTGACACAAGAGGAGCAGGCTGGAGCAAAAGATGCCTTAAAATGGGCTGCAAGAACGTATGTAGTTGCAGCTTTGGGATCGATAGCAACGTTGTTGTACTATATCTCGATTTATTCGAACAGAAGGAATTAA
- a CDS encoding Lrp/AsnC family transcriptional regulator, whose amino-acid sequence MKINSLLIEIDGIDKEILRYLMDDARKPILQIANKIGISGAAIHQRLKKLEQSGVISGSKFTVNPKVLGYNTMAFIGVYLDKASRNSEAVKELRKIPEVLECHYTTGNWSVLIKIICRDNEHLMQLLNTKIQAIEGVSRTETFISLDQQIDRQIQL is encoded by the coding sequence ATGAAAATCAACTCCCTCTTAATTGAAATTGACGGTATCGACAAAGAAATCCTTCGATATCTTATGGACGATGCCCGAAAGCCCATTTTACAAATCGCTAATAAAATTGGTATTTCGGGAGCTGCAATTCATCAGCGGTTAAAAAAACTGGAACAATCCGGCGTAATTTCCGGATCTAAATTTACAGTTAACCCAAAAGTTTTAGGCTACAACACAATGGCTTTTATTGGTGTTTATCTTGATAAAGCTTCCCGAAACTCTGAAGCCGTAAAAGAATTAAGAAAAATTCCAGAAGTCCTGGAATGTCATTATACAACCGGAAACTGGTCGGTTTTGATAAAAATTATTTGTCGTGACAACGAACATTTAATGCAGCTTTTAAACACTAAAATCCAGGCTATTGAAGGTGTTTCAAGAACAGAGACTTTTATTTCGCTGGATCAGCAGATTGACAGACAGATTCAATTGTAA
- a CDS encoding polyprenol monophosphomannose synthase: protein MNDSIVIIPTYNEIENVESIIRAVLSQHKSFHLLIIDDNSPDHTADKVIALQEEYPERLFLEKRAKKAGLGTAYVHGFKWALAHNYDFIFEMDADFSHNPNDLEKLYDACHFGGADLAIGSRYVKGVNVVNWPLSRVLMSYFASVYVKFITGMKIHDATAGFVCYKREVLEKINLNKIKFVGYAFQIEMKYRTYCAKFEIKEVPIIFTDRTKGVSKMSNAIIKEAILGVISLRLKKLVNTL, encoded by the coding sequence ATGAATGATAGTATTGTCATAATTCCCACTTATAACGAAATAGAGAACGTAGAAAGTATAATAAGAGCCGTTCTTTCGCAGCATAAATCTTTTCATCTTTTAATTATTGATGATAATTCTCCAGATCATACGGCTGATAAAGTTATTGCTTTACAGGAAGAATATCCAGAAAGATTATTTCTTGAAAAAAGAGCCAAAAAAGCAGGACTAGGAACTGCTTATGTTCATGGTTTTAAATGGGCTTTAGCACATAATTATGATTTTATTTTTGAGATGGATGCCGATTTTTCGCATAACCCAAATGATCTTGAAAAATTGTACGATGCCTGCCATTTTGGAGGTGCTGATTTAGCAATAGGATCACGTTATGTAAAAGGCGTAAATGTTGTAAACTGGCCCCTAAGCCGTGTATTAATGTCGTATTTTGCATCGGTTTATGTAAAGTTTATTACCGGAATGAAAATTCACGATGCAACAGCAGGTTTTGTTTGTTATAAAAGAGAAGTTTTGGAGAAAATTAATCTGAACAAAATAAAATTTGTTGGATATGCGTTTCAAATCGAAATGAAGTACAGAACTTATTGTGCTAAATTTGAAATAAAAGAAGTCCCAATTATTTTTACAGACAGAACAAAAGGTGTTTCGAAAATGAGCAATGCCATTATTAAAGAAGCAATTCTTGGGGTGATTTCTCTTCGATTAAAAAAATTAGTCAATACATTATAA
- a CDS encoding response regulator transcription factor, whose amino-acid sequence MSKKYKMVVVDDHPIVISGISGLLSDLDNIEIVEKMQSGALLLDYIENNEVDLVLIDIFLPVVTGIDLCKAIKQKYSQVIVIGMSSQSERSLVMQFIQNGGNGYILKSASFEEFKNCINKAIEGEIVFSDEVKTIVSQPLSEDLDNIPSLSRREKDIALLLSKGKQTQEIADELFLSFLTVQTHRRNILQKYKTKNVAELITLLLKNNLLD is encoded by the coding sequence ATGAGTAAAAAATATAAAATGGTTGTGGTTGACGATCATCCAATTGTAATTTCTGGAATTTCAGGATTGCTGTCTGATTTAGATAATATTGAAATTGTAGAGAAAATGCAATCCGGAGCTTTGCTTCTCGATTATATCGAAAACAACGAAGTCGATCTGGTTTTAATAGATATTTTTCTGCCGGTAGTAACCGGAATAGATTTGTGTAAAGCTATTAAACAGAAATATTCTCAGGTTATTGTTATTGGTATGAGCAGTCAGTCTGAACGAAGCCTTGTGATGCAGTTTATTCAAAATGGCGGAAATGGTTATATTTTAAAAAGCGCTTCTTTTGAAGAGTTTAAAAACTGTATTAACAAAGCAATTGAAGGAGAAATTGTTTTTAGTGATGAGGTAAAAACGATTGTAAGCCAGCCATTATCTGAAGATTTAGATAATATTCCGAGTTTAAGCAGAAGAGAAAAAGATATTGCACTTTTGCTTTCAAAAGGAAAACAGACTCAGGAAATTGCTGATGAACTTTTTCTGAGTTTTTTAACTGTACAAACACACAGACGTAATATTCTTCAAAAATACAAAACCAAAAATGTCGCAGAATTAATTACTCTGCTTTTAAAAAATAATCTTTTAGACTAA
- the leuS gene encoding leucine--tRNA ligase, protein MKYNPNEIEAKWQKYWAENQTFAAKNNSEKPKHYVLDMFPYPSGAGLHVGHPLGYIASDVYSRFKRHQGFNVLHPMGYDSFGLPAEQYAIQTGQRPEDTTRVNIDGGVDKEGKQIAGYRKQLDKIGFSFDWAREVRTSNPDYYKHTQWIFIQLFNSWYCRKQGKAFDISELVTVFEESGNALVEAVCDDNVTIFTADEWKSYSDDQKEKILLQYRMTYLAETEVNWCPGLGTVLANDEIVNGVSERGGFPVIRKKMTQWSMRISAYAERLLQGLNDIDWSESIKESQRNWIGKSVGALVTFNVKNHDEVIEVFTTRPDTIFGVTFMTLAPEHDLVAKITTPEQKEAVEAYIEKTAKRSERERMADVKTISGVFTGAYAEHPFTKEAIPVWIGDYVLAGYGTGAVMAVPCGDERDYAFANFFKGQNGMQEIKNIFANVDISEAAYGSKDNVEIAASDFLNGLNYKDATAKAIYKLEEIGQGKGKTNYRLRDAVFSRQRYWGEPFPVYYVNGLPKMIDTQHLPIILPEVEKYLPTEDGLPPLGNAAVWAWDIKENKVVNTDLVDNVSIFPLELNTMPGWAGSSWYWMRYMDAHNENEFASKEALAYWENVDLYIGGSEHATGHLLYSRFWNKFLKDKGFAPTEEPFKKLINQGMILGTTAYVYRLEGTNTFVSKNKIKGQNVQPIRVDVHFVNSSDELNIEKFKAWREDFNTAEFIFDENGKYIVGREVEKMSKSYYNVVTPDDICAEYGADTLRLYEMFLGPLEQAKPWNTAGISGVFGFLKKLWRLYFDDNGLIVNNDEPTKDNLKSLHKTIKKVAEDIENFSFNTSVSQFMICVNELSSQNCHSRAILEPLAILVSPYAPHIAEELWAQLGHKTSISEVAFPVFDAKHLVETNKEYPVSFNGKMRFTIELPLDLTAAQIEEIVMKDERTQKQLDGRIPNKVIIVPGKIINLVG, encoded by the coding sequence ATGAAGTACAATCCAAACGAAATTGAAGCCAAATGGCAAAAATATTGGGCAGAAAATCAAACTTTTGCAGCAAAAAATAACTCTGAAAAACCGAAACATTATGTTCTCGATATGTTTCCTTATCCATCTGGAGCAGGATTACACGTTGGGCACCCGCTGGGTTATATAGCTTCAGATGTCTATTCTCGTTTCAAGAGACATCAAGGTTTCAATGTTTTGCACCCAATGGGTTACGATAGTTTTGGATTACCTGCAGAACAATATGCGATTCAGACAGGACAGCGTCCAGAAGATACAACACGCGTAAATATTGACGGCGGTGTTGACAAAGAAGGAAAACAAATTGCGGGTTATAGAAAACAATTAGATAAAATTGGTTTTTCATTTGACTGGGCGCGTGAAGTGCGTACATCAAATCCTGATTATTACAAACATACACAATGGATTTTTATCCAATTGTTCAACTCTTGGTATTGCAGAAAACAAGGAAAAGCATTTGATATTTCAGAGCTTGTAACTGTTTTTGAAGAAAGCGGAAATGCATTGGTTGAAGCAGTTTGCGACGATAATGTTACGATTTTTACGGCTGATGAATGGAAATCTTATTCTGATGACCAAAAAGAGAAAATCTTGTTGCAATACAGAATGACGTATTTGGCAGAAACCGAAGTAAACTGGTGTCCAGGCTTAGGAACTGTTTTGGCAAATGACGAAATCGTAAACGGAGTTTCAGAACGTGGAGGTTTTCCTGTTATAAGAAAAAAAATGACACAATGGAGTATGCGAATTTCTGCTTATGCCGAACGCTTACTTCAAGGTTTAAATGATATCGATTGGAGTGAGTCTATAAAAGAATCTCAAAGAAACTGGATCGGGAAATCGGTTGGGGCTTTGGTGACTTTTAATGTGAAAAATCACGATGAAGTAATCGAGGTTTTCACTACTCGTCCTGATACTATTTTTGGAGTTACTTTTATGACTTTGGCACCAGAACACGATTTGGTTGCTAAAATTACAACTCCAGAACAAAAAGAAGCTGTTGAAGCGTATATCGAAAAAACAGCAAAACGTTCGGAGCGTGAGCGTATGGCCGATGTAAAAACTATTTCTGGTGTATTTACTGGAGCTTATGCAGAACATCCATTTACAAAAGAAGCTATTCCGGTTTGGATTGGTGATTATGTTTTGGCAGGTTATGGGACAGGTGCTGTAATGGCGGTTCCTTGCGGAGATGAAAGAGATTATGCTTTCGCTAATTTCTTTAAAGGTCAGAACGGAATGCAGGAAATCAAAAATATCTTCGCTAATGTTGATATTTCTGAAGCTGCTTACGGATCAAAAGACAACGTTGAAATCGCAGCTTCTGATTTCTTAAATGGATTAAACTACAAAGACGCGACAGCAAAAGCAATTTATAAGTTAGAAGAAATCGGACAAGGAAAAGGTAAAACCAATTACCGTTTGCGTGATGCTGTTTTCTCTCGTCAGCGTTATTGGGGTGAACCGTTCCCGGTTTATTATGTGAATGGATTGCCTAAAATGATCGATACACAGCATTTGCCAATTATTTTGCCAGAAGTAGAGAAGTATTTACCAACAGAAGACGGTTTGCCTCCTTTAGGAAATGCAGCAGTTTGGGCTTGGGACATAAAAGAAAATAAAGTTGTCAATACAGATTTAGTTGATAATGTTTCGATTTTTCCTTTAGAATTGAATACAATGCCAGGATGGGCGGGAAGTTCATGGTATTGGATGCGTTATATGGATGCACACAACGAAAATGAATTTGCAAGCAAAGAAGCTTTGGCTTATTGGGAAAATGTAGATTTATACATTGGAGGAAGTGAGCACGCAACAGGTCACTTATTGTATTCTCGTTTTTGGAACAAATTTTTAAAAGACAAAGGTTTTGCTCCAACTGAAGAACCATTCAAAAAACTGATCAATCAGGGAATGATTTTGGGGACAACGGCTTATGTTTACAGATTAGAAGGTACAAATACTTTTGTATCTAAGAATAAAATTAAAGGTCAAAATGTACAGCCAATTCGCGTTGATGTTCATTTTGTTAATTCTTCGGATGAATTAAATATCGAAAAGTTCAAAGCTTGGAGAGAAGATTTCAATACAGCAGAATTTATTTTTGATGAAAACGGCAAATACATTGTAGGTCGCGAGGTTGAAAAAATGTCGAAATCATACTATAATGTTGTAACTCCAGATGATATCTGCGCAGAATACGGTGCTGATACATTACGTTTATACGAAATGTTCTTAGGTCCATTAGAGCAGGCAAAACCTTGGAATACTGCTGGTATTTCTGGAGTTTTTGGTTTCTTGAAAAAATTATGGAGATTGTATTTTGATGATAATGGTTTAATCGTAAACAACGACGAACCAACAAAAGACAATTTAAAATCATTGCATAAAACAATCAAAAAAGTAGCAGAAGACATTGAGAATTTCTCTTTCAATACTTCGGTTTCTCAATTTATGATTTGTGTAAACGAATTGTCTTCTCAAAACTGTCATTCAAGAGCGATCTTAGAGCCATTAGCAATTTTGGTTTCACCGTACGCGCCTCACATTGCAGAAGAATTATGGGCACAGTTAGGACATAAAACTTCAATTTCAGAAGTGGCTTTCCCTGTTTTTGATGCAAAACATTTAGTTGAGACGAATAAAGAATATCCAGTTTCTTTTAATGGAAAAATGCGTTTTACAATCGAATTGCCTTTGGATTTAACCGCAGCACAAATCGAAGAAATCGTAATGAAAGACGAAAGAACTCAAAAACAATTAGACGGTAGAATACCAAATAAAGTGATTATTGTTCCTGGAAAGATCATCAACCTTGTAGGTTAA
- a CDS encoding uroporphyrinogen-III synthase → MKVKTILVSQPEPKVENSPYFELQQKHKIKIDFRPFIHVEGVSAKEIRLQKIDLNHYTAIILTSRNAVDHFFRVADEMRYKVPEGLKYFCQSEAVAFYLQKYVVYRKRKIYVGAKDFADLSPLIKKYKDEKFLLPASDQLNADAPITLNSLKVDWAQAIFYRTVMSDLSDLADVYYDVLAFFSPTGIKSLFKNFPDFKQNDTRIAVFGSTTQKEALDHGLRIDILAPTPETPSMTMALEKYVAEANKGK, encoded by the coding sequence ATGAAAGTGAAAACAATTTTGGTGTCACAGCCTGAACCTAAAGTGGAGAATTCTCCTTACTTTGAGCTCCAACAAAAACACAAAATAAAAATTGATTTCAGACCATTTATTCATGTGGAAGGGGTTAGCGCAAAAGAGATTCGATTACAAAAAATCGATCTTAATCATTACACTGCGATCATTTTAACAAGTCGAAATGCTGTAGATCATTTTTTTAGAGTGGCTGATGAAATGCGTTACAAAGTTCCAGAAGGATTGAAGTATTTTTGTCAATCTGAAGCAGTAGCATTTTATCTTCAAAAGTACGTTGTGTACAGAAAACGTAAAATTTACGTTGGAGCAAAAGATTTTGCAGATTTATCTCCTTTAATCAAAAAATACAAAGACGAGAAATTCCTGCTTCCTGCATCTGACCAATTAAATGCAGATGCTCCTATCACATTAAACAGCCTTAAAGTAGATTGGGCACAAGCTATTTTTTACAGAACTGTAATGAGCGACCTATCTGATCTTGCTGATGTTTATTATGATGTTTTAGCGTTTTTCAGTCCAACTGGAATTAAATCTTTGTTTAAAAACTTCCCTGATTTCAAACAAAACGATACCAGAATTGCCGTGTTTGGAAGTACAACTCAAAAAGAAGCTTTAGATCATGGTTTAAGAATTGATATTCTTGCTCCAACTCCTGAAACTCCTTCTATGACAATGGCTTTAGAAAAATACGTTGCCGAGGCAAACAAAGGAAAATAA
- a CDS encoding RNA polymerase sigma factor, translating to MEFEQIYKIYWDRIFRLCMGFVNDYDAAQDLAQETFIIVWQKLETFRNESSIGTWIFRIASNNCLRQIEKQKRFPKSELPIHLSEEKQTSLEPQIQFLYKCIAELPETDRIIISLELEDIKQNEIAKIVGLSEANVRVKIHRIKEKLTQKFKENGQR from the coding sequence ATGGAATTCGAACAAATCTACAAAATATATTGGGATAGAATTTTCAGGCTTTGCATGGGTTTCGTGAACGATTATGATGCTGCTCAGGATTTAGCTCAGGAAACTTTTATAATTGTCTGGCAGAAATTAGAAACTTTTAGAAATGAGTCTTCTATTGGAACCTGGATTTTTAGAATAGCTTCTAATAATTGTCTGAGGCAGATAGAAAAACAAAAGCGTTTCCCAAAATCAGAACTGCCGATTCATCTTTCAGAAGAAAAACAAACTTCATTAGAACCTCAGATTCAATTCTTGTACAAATGCATTGCTGAGCTTCCAGAAACCGATCGTATTATTATTTCGTTAGAATTAGAAGATATCAAACAAAATGAAATTGCTAAAATCGTCGGACTTTCTGAAGCCAATGTCAGAGTGAAAATTCATAGAATAAAAGAAAAACTTACTCAAAAATTTAAAGAAAATGGACAACGATAA
- a CDS encoding DUF4271 domain-containing protein, with the protein MIEHLHPRIIENKDWATALFVLTFAVVAMTKSAYETRFTEFSKLIFSDKYAKIYRDNSHMKSSFTVGLFFVQVISFAFFIQLTMNIFGQASKTDWILFIQIATFLLYFILAKYLIEKIVAASFNIDDFVELFNLQKVTYRTYIGVLILPINAILFYYDNIPTIVPFAIIGISLCISLYSYFISIKTYQNVIIGKLFYFILYLCALEIAPYYFLYYWITKGSA; encoded by the coding sequence ATGATTGAACATCTTCATCCTCGAATAATTGAAAACAAAGACTGGGCAACTGCTTTATTTGTCCTGACCTTTGCTGTTGTTGCAATGACAAAATCTGCATACGAAACTCGTTTTACAGAATTCAGCAAACTTATTTTTTCTGATAAATATGCCAAAATTTATCGGGATAACAGCCACATGAAAAGCAGCTTTACAGTTGGTTTATTTTTCGTTCAGGTTATTTCGTTTGCATTTTTTATTCAGCTTACCATGAATATTTTTGGACAGGCATCTAAAACCGACTGGATTTTGTTTATTCAAATCGCTACTTTCTTACTTTATTTTATTCTGGCGAAGTATTTAATTGAGAAAATTGTCGCAGCTTCATTCAACATCGACGATTTTGTAGAGCTTTTTAATTTGCAAAAAGTTACTTACAGAACTTATATAGGCGTTTTAATCCTTCCAATCAATGCAATTTTGTTTTATTATGACAATATTCCAACGATTGTACCGTTTGCAATCATAGGTATTTCACTCTGTATCAGCCTTTATTCGTATTTTATTTCAATTAAAACGTATCAAAACGTAATTATCGGCAAGTTATTTTATTTTATTTTATATCTTTGCGCTCTTGAAATAGCGCCTTATTATTTTCTTTATTATTGGATAACAAAAGGGAGTGCTTAG